In Marispirochaeta aestuarii, the following proteins share a genomic window:
- a CDS encoding molybdopterin-dependent oxidoreductase Mo/Fe-S-binding subunit translates to MKVTFILNGREISFETAPGEKAQKVLQRNGIASIRDSDNGRGFAGSDTIILDGKAVSSGLLLAPQLEGREVRTIEFYGGSRNPSFVQQAMLEAGCVQSGYNSPAAALMIHELLKRNPDPDREAVKDALSGLFNRATGYEQFFDAVRIAAARMKDPSYKNEGIPEFGEEYSIVGKPAPKKDSARMVAGEKVYVEDRVEPGSCILKVLRSPHAHARIRSIDTRAAEAVKGVVAVFTHKDVPQRTYSQAGQGYPEPSPYDRMLISRKVRHVGDRVAVVVAETDEAAEKALSLIKVDYELLPVVLDWDDAWAEDAPIIHGGRIEYVDGAPEDLNELNAGADDGEEPVLYQFPIGGNPRKNIAASVSGGIGDLEKGFAEADTVIERTYTTTQIQCTPLETHTCYARVEGDRLVIHASTQVPYHVRRIVATLLDLPENQVRVIKERVGGGYGSKQDIVLEELTAFCAWKTGRAVFHQYSREEEFIANSTRKPMRITVKLGAKKDGRLTAMFMKMESNQGAYGAHALTVPMNGVSKSLPLFLCDNAGFEVVACYSNRPPTGAYQGYGAPKGNYALQLAVRELAAELGMDHLELVEKNRVTEGAMLEILKCLGEGREGAAAPAVSCGLGPALEQGAEMISWGRREDSGDPDVRIGKGFATVQQGSGLPGLDAANATIKMLGDGSFLVQSGGADLGTGLDLVSAKMTAEVLKCGLEVITVQSGDTDMAPFDTGAYASSGTFFSGGATYNAALKMAGKIKKEAAAILGEKEEDIELAAPGIARGKKGELSYRKLAWHTQGGEGTGQLIASASFVTDKFSFPYGAHFCQVAVNTRTGKVTVQKYYALEDCGTPINPEYALGQIYGAVVKSMGHALYEEMIFDKSGRCLTTDLRSYGVPMIGDIPEDFKSVLVRTDDPFGPFGAKSVSEISVNGAAPAIASAIYDAVGVWMRDWPFSPEKVLKALGKI, encoded by the coding sequence ATGAAGGTAACTTTTATCCTGAACGGAAGGGAGATCTCCTTCGAAACTGCCCCGGGGGAGAAGGCACAGAAAGTTCTGCAGCGCAACGGCATCGCCTCGATCCGGGATTCCGATAACGGCCGCGGTTTCGCCGGTTCCGACACGATTATCCTTGACGGAAAGGCCGTCTCTTCGGGATTGCTGCTGGCCCCCCAGCTGGAGGGGCGGGAGGTCCGCACGATAGAGTTTTACGGCGGCAGCAGAAACCCGAGCTTCGTACAGCAGGCCATGCTGGAAGCCGGCTGCGTGCAGTCCGGTTACAATTCTCCCGCGGCGGCGCTGATGATTCATGAACTCCTGAAGCGAAATCCCGATCCCGACCGGGAGGCGGTGAAGGATGCCCTTTCCGGGCTCTTTAACCGGGCTACCGGCTACGAACAGTTTTTCGATGCCGTACGCATTGCCGCCGCCCGCATGAAGGATCCGTCCTATAAAAACGAGGGAATCCCCGAATTCGGGGAAGAGTACAGCATAGTCGGCAAACCGGCGCCCAAGAAGGATTCCGCCCGCATGGTCGCGGGTGAGAAGGTCTACGTTGAAGACCGGGTTGAACCGGGAAGCTGCATTCTCAAGGTCCTGCGGAGTCCCCACGCCCATGCCAGGATACGATCCATCGACACCAGGGCCGCGGAGGCCGTGAAGGGTGTGGTGGCGGTTTTTACCCATAAGGACGTACCGCAGCGGACCTACAGCCAGGCCGGACAGGGATACCCCGAACCATCCCCCTACGACAGGATGCTGATTTCACGAAAGGTTCGCCACGTGGGCGACCGGGTGGCGGTGGTGGTTGCCGAGACGGATGAGGCAGCGGAAAAGGCCCTCTCCCTGATAAAGGTGGACTACGAACTGCTGCCGGTGGTGCTGGACTGGGACGATGCCTGGGCGGAGGATGCTCCCATTATTCACGGCGGAAGAATCGAGTATGTCGACGGAGCTCCGGAGGATCTGAATGAACTGAACGCCGGGGCGGATGACGGGGAAGAACCGGTACTCTATCAGTTCCCCATCGGCGGGAACCCCAGGAAAAACATAGCCGCTTCGGTTTCCGGGGGTATCGGTGATCTTGAAAAAGGTTTCGCCGAAGCTGATACGGTAATCGAAAGGACCTATACCACCACCCAGATCCAGTGTACTCCCCTGGAAACCCATACCTGTTATGCACGGGTCGAAGGGGACAGGCTCGTTATTCATGCGTCGACCCAGGTGCCCTATCACGTACGTCGCATTGTCGCCACCCTGCTGGACCTGCCTGAAAACCAGGTGCGGGTAATCAAGGAGCGTGTGGGCGGCGGCTACGGATCGAAGCAGGATATTGTTCTGGAGGAACTTACCGCCTTCTGCGCCTGGAAAACCGGGCGGGCTGTGTTCCATCAGTACAGCCGGGAGGAGGAGTTCATCGCCAACTCCACCCGAAAACCCATGCGCATTACCGTCAAGCTGGGGGCAAAAAAGGACGGCAGGCTTACGGCCATGTTCATGAAGATGGAGTCAAACCAGGGGGCCTACGGTGCCCACGCCCTGACGGTGCCCATGAACGGGGTCTCCAAGAGCCTACCCCTGTTTCTGTGCGACAACGCCGGCTTCGAGGTCGTGGCCTGCTACTCCAACCGGCCTCCCACGGGGGCCTACCAGGGCTACGGGGCTCCCAAGGGGAACTATGCCCTGCAGCTCGCAGTCCGGGAACTGGCGGCGGAGCTGGGGATGGACCATCTGGAACTGGTGGAGAAGAACCGGGTAACCGAAGGGGCCATGCTGGAGATTCTCAAATGCCTTGGTGAAGGCCGGGAAGGTGCGGCGGCGCCGGCGGTAAGCTGCGGTCTGGGTCCTGCCCTGGAACAGGGGGCTGAGATGATCAGCTGGGGCAGGCGGGAAGATTCCGGCGATCCGGATGTAAGGATCGGCAAGGGATTCGCCACGGTGCAGCAGGGTTCTGGGCTCCCGGGGCTGGATGCCGCCAACGCTACCATCAAAATGCTTGGAGACGGCAGTTTCCTGGTTCAGTCCGGGGGGGCCGACCTTGGTACCGGTCTCGACCTGGTGAGCGCCAAGATGACAGCGGAGGTCCTGAAGTGCGGGCTGGAGGTGATTACCGTTCAGTCCGGGGATACCGATATGGCTCCCTTCGATACCGGGGCCTACGCCTCCAGCGGAACCTTCTTCTCCGGCGGGGCCACCTACAACGCGGCGCTGAAGATGGCGGGCAAGATTAAAAAGGAGGCTGCCGCGATTCTGGGAGAGAAGGAAGAGGATATCGAGCTGGCTGCTCCGGGAATCGCCCGGGGTAAAAAGGGCGAGCTGAGCTACCGTAAACTGGCCTGGCATACCCAGGGGGGAGAGGGCACAGGACAGCTGATAGCCTCGGCCTCCTTTGTGACGGATAAGTTCTCCTTTCCCTACGGTGCCCACTTCTGCCAGGTGGCGGTGAACACCCGCACCGGGAAGGTTACGGTGCAGAAGTACTACGCTCTGGAAGACTGCGGTACCCCCATCAACCCCGAGTACGCCCTGGGGCAGATCTACGGTGCGGTGGTCAAATCCATGGGACATGCCCTGTACGAGGAGATGATCTTTGACAAATCCGGCCGCTGCCTGACCACGGACCTGAGGAGCTACGGGGTTCCCATGATCGGGGATATCCCGGAGGATTTTAAATCCGTGCTGGTACGGACGGACGACCCATTCGGGCCCTTCGGGGCAAAGTCGGTGTCGGAGATCAGCGTGAACGGGGCCGCTCCCGCCATAGCCAGCGCGATTTACGACGCGGTGGGGGTATGGATGCGGGACTGGCCCTTCAGTCCGGAAAAGGTGCTGAAGGCCCTGGGCAAGATTTAG